From the genome of Leptotrichia sp. HSP-342:
TCTACTTTTCTTTTTTTCAATAGATATTCTTCTTTTACTCCAGTCATATTCACGGTAGTAATATTCGTCAAAGTCTGTTACATCAATGTAGATTATTTCCCTACCTGAACTTGTTTCTAATAATTTTTTAAAAATTTTAAACCCTTTTCTTTCGTAAAAAATATGTTATACTTATAATGAGAAAAAGTAGAAATTCAGATATGCAGTAAAGAGGAAAATATGGAAAAATATGTGATGTTTAGAGGAAAAGTTATAGATAAATGGTACGACTTTGATAAAAGGGCACATTATCATATTGTAGCGATGGATGATGAGGGGAAAAGATTTGATTTGGCGGTTAATATTGGAAGTATTTATGAGAAGATGAATGAAATTGTTTCTTCCAATTTGAAGGTTTATTATGATGAGAATTATAATTGCCGAAAGAGGATTGTCCGTAAAATGCTGTCACAAAAAAATGGCATTACAGAATGTCACAAGGATTTATATCTGGATTATATTAGAATGAAACTTTTTCCACACGAAAAGATGATACAGATGAAGGGGTTTGATATAAAAAGCGTTTATTTGACCGGAATTATTGAAAAGAATGTTGTGCAGGCTATGAATAATGATGATTATGAAGTGATTGCGTTTGGAAGGCTTTATGCGAATGGGAAAGGGTTGCATGATATTCATATGAATCAAGGAAGTACAGATAAATTTAGGAAAAATGATGCTTCGTATTCTGATGGAGGGTTGTTTTTTAGAAATAGACGAGATGATAAGATTACAGCTGTATTTATTGCATTTATTACTCAAAGTTTAAATATGCCTGAAAGTGTTTAGAGTCAGATTAATAAGAATTAGACGTAAT
Proteins encoded in this window:
- a CDS encoding DUF2278 family protein gives rise to the protein MEKYVMFRGKVIDKWYDFDKRAHYHIVAMDDEGKRFDLAVNIGSIYEKMNEIVSSNLKVYYDENYNCRKRIVRKMLSQKNGITECHKDLYLDYIRMKLFPHEKMIQMKGFDIKSVYLTGIIEKNVVQAMNNDDYEVIAFGRLYANGKGLHDIHMNQGSTDKFRKNDASYSDGGLFFRNRRDDKITAVFIAFITQSLNMPESV